In one window of Campylobacter sp. DNA:
- a CDS encoding 16S rRNA (uracil(1498)-N(3))-methyltransferase — protein sequence MVYFYDKLAGEQSLILQNDQFLHLKARRARAGERIDVRNLKDGASYLYEIAEISRKGAALNLVFKSSVFMPSHDFCVAWAVVESAVIEKSLPALNEMGVGRLVLVYADLSQKNVRLDMQRIERILINSSQQCGRNSIMQIEVLSGSDELAQRYENVSLIDFGGKNIDIFGGDEIAFVGPEGGFSPREREKFKNAYALNSPYILRSNTALIATCAKLMF from the coding sequence ATGGTATATTTTTACGATAAGCTTGCAGGCGAACAGAGCCTGATTTTGCAGAATGATCAGTTTTTGCACCTAAAGGCCAGGCGAGCAAGGGCGGGCGAGCGCATAGACGTACGAAACCTAAAGGACGGGGCGAGTTATCTATATGAGATCGCCGAAATTTCGCGCAAGGGCGCGGCTCTGAATTTAGTTTTTAAAAGCTCCGTTTTTATGCCGAGCCACGATTTTTGCGTCGCTTGGGCGGTCGTCGAGAGCGCCGTGATCGAAAAGAGCCTGCCTGCGCTAAACGAGATGGGCGTCGGGCGGCTTGTTTTGGTATATGCCGATCTGTCGCAGAAAAACGTGCGGCTCGATATGCAGAGGATAGAGCGGATTTTGATCAACTCATCTCAACAATGCGGGCGAAATTCCATCATGCAGATCGAGGTCTTAAGCGGCTCGGACGAGCTAGCGCAAAGATATGAAAACGTAAGCCTGATCGATTTTGGCGGCAAGAACATCGACATTTTCGGCGGCGATGAGATCGCGTTCGTAGGCCCCGAGGGCGGATTTTCGCCGCGCGAAAGGGAGAAATTTAAAAACGCCTATGCGCTTAATAGCCCTTATATTTTGCGCTCAAACACCGCGCTGATCGCAACTTGCGCGAAGCTGATGTTTTAA
- a CDS encoding 6-carboxytetrahydropterin synthase, with product MIIRKLYEFENAHIVRLCGSKRCRTSIHGHSYRCEILLSSNFLDEAGMVYDFGYMKLGIRELIDSFDHATTIYARDDAGYIADLKKHSARWVQIPLNPSAEQFCRIFFVLVDRLLSLTQMQNGEREVKLHSVIVHETATGYAQCFREDAYNAQMGEIALEEIEFSPAVREEWRQPELWQKLLRGEKIIYPKDC from the coding sequence ATGATAATTAGGAAATTATACGAATTCGAAAACGCTCACATCGTGCGCCTGTGCGGCTCGAAGCGGTGCCGCACGAGCATCCACGGCCACTCCTACAGATGCGAAATTTTGCTTAGCTCAAATTTTTTAGATGAGGCGGGTATGGTTTACGACTTTGGCTATATGAAGCTCGGTATCCGCGAGCTTATCGATAGTTTCGATCACGCCACGACGATCTATGCGCGTGACGATGCGGGCTATATCGCGGATCTTAAAAAACACAGCGCGCGCTGGGTGCAGATACCGCTAAATCCGAGTGCGGAGCAGTTTTGTAGAATTTTTTTCGTCCTTGTGGACCGACTTTTGAGCCTAACTCAGATGCAAAACGGCGAGCGCGAAGTAAAGCTTCACAGCGTCATCGTGCACGAAACGGCCACCGGCTACGCGCAGTGCTTCCGCGAGGACGCCTACAATGCGCAGATGGGCGAGATCGCGCTGGAAGAGATAGAATTCTCGCCGGCCGTGCGCGAGGAGTGGAGGCAGCCGGAGCTTTGGCAAAAGCTACTGCGCGGCGAAAAAATCATCTATCCAAAGGATTGCTGA
- a CDS encoding 4Fe-4S cluster-binding domain-containing protein — translation MCSAQGFCAAEAFSKSDTLNSAAAQTPPRSNGSAEKSLNLTSENSLNFAAKNSSNLKPQSSASPQSAKLYQKPIVVITGGEPMLHHKEALFYEFVCELLARGYEVHFETNGTILVDFEKFSAYKSCVFAVSPKLSNSAEPRERRLNFAALRNLKKNAKDSFYKFVISPEFDAQPEIREILAACESEVYCMPRGADRRELESGAQFCVDFCLKNGYNYSDRLHIRIWGEKDGV, via the coding sequence GTGTGCTCTGCGCAGGGTTTTTGCGCCGCCGAAGCTTTTTCTAAAAGCGATACGTTAAATTCCGCCGCCGCACAAACGCCTCCTCGCTCAAACGGTAGCGCAGAAAAATCTTTAAATTTAACAAGTGAAAATTCTTTAAATTTTGCGGCGAAAAATTCCTCAAATTTAAAGCCGCAAAGCTCCGCCTCGCCGCAGAGCGCTAAGCTTTATCAAAAGCCGATCGTCGTTATCACTGGCGGCGAGCCGATGTTGCATCACAAAGAGGCGCTATTTTACGAGTTTGTCTGCGAGCTGCTAGCGCGCGGATACGAAGTGCATTTTGAGACCAACGGCACGATTTTAGTGGATTTTGAAAAATTCTCCGCCTATAAAAGCTGTGTTTTTGCGGTCTCGCCTAAGCTCTCAAACTCCGCCGAGCCGCGCGAACGCAGGTTAAACTTCGCCGCGCTACGAAATTTAAAGAAAAACGCAAAAGATAGCTTTTACAAGTTCGTCATCTCGCCCGAGTTTGACGCGCAGCCCGAGATCAGAGAAATTTTAGCGGCGTGCGAGAGCGAGGTTTATTGCATGCCGCGCGGCGCAGATCGTCGCGAGCTGGAAAGCGGCGCGCAATTTTGCGTGGATTTTTGCCTAAAAAACGGCTATAATTACTCCGATCGCCTGCATATTAGAATTTGGGGCGAGAAGGACGGGGTATGA
- the moaA gene encoding GTP 3',8-cyclase MoaA, translating to MLIDKFGRTIDYLRISVTQRCNFRCRYCMPSTPFNWVPRENILSFEEMFLFVKVAIDGGVKKIRITGGEPLVRKGIEDFIKMIADYAPGIDLALTTNGYYLKNYARALKDAGLKRINMSLDSLRPERAKFIAQRGVLYNVLEGLDAALEAGLKVKLNTVALKGINDDELIYLLEFAREKDCQIRFIEFMENTHAGDLTGLKSSEILDILRRKFIFTALPKSQSSPASLYALGDGYTFGIIDPHKHDFCESCNRIRLSAEGLLIPCLYFEDALSIKKAVKEGNIGAAAEILAKILANKPEKNRWQTDASNEISSRAFYETGG from the coding sequence ATGCTAATTGATAAATTTGGACGAACGATCGATTATTTGCGCATTTCGGTTACGCAGCGGTGTAATTTCAGATGCAGATATTGCATGCCGAGCACGCCGTTTAATTGGGTGCCGCGAGAGAATATTTTAAGCTTTGAGGAGATGTTTTTATTCGTCAAAGTTGCGATCGACGGCGGCGTAAAAAAGATCCGTATCACCGGCGGCGAACCGCTGGTGCGAAAGGGGATCGAGGATTTTATAAAGATGATCGCGGATTACGCTCCGGGTATCGATCTTGCGCTTACCACCAACGGATATTATCTCAAAAACTACGCACGCGCCCTGAAAGACGCCGGGCTAAAGCGCATCAATATGTCGCTTGACTCGCTGCGTCCGGAGCGGGCTAAATTTATAGCTCAGCGAGGCGTGCTTTATAACGTCTTAGAAGGCCTTGACGCTGCGCTTGAAGCGGGATTAAAAGTCAAGCTAAACACTGTCGCGCTAAAAGGCATCAACGACGACGAGCTTATTTATTTGCTAGAATTTGCCCGCGAGAAGGATTGTCAGATTCGCTTCATAGAATTTATGGAAAACACCCATGCCGGCGATCTTACAGGCTTAAAATCGAGTGAAATTTTAGATATTTTAAGGCGTAAATTTATCTTTACCGCTCTGCCGAAATCACAAAGTTCGCCCGCGTCGCTTTACGCGCTCGGGGACGGCTACACCTTCGGCATCATCGATCCGCACAAGCACGATTTTTGCGAGAGCTGCAACCGCATCAGACTAAGCGCCGAGGGGCTTTTGATCCCGTGTCTTTACTTCGAGGACGCGCTAAGTATCAAAAAGGCGGTCAAAGAGGGCAACATTGGCGCAGCCGCCGAAATTTTGGCTAAAATTTTAGCGAATAAGCCCGAAAAAAATCGCTGGCAAACGGACGCTTCGAATGAAATTTCAAGCCGCGCATTTTACGAGACGGGCGGATGA
- the mqnP gene encoding menaquinone biosynthesis prenyltransferase MqnP, whose product MAKFKEILSDINELIVFKHSVFALPFIFTAMITASKLQSGSVWFGWKLLFLGILCAVSARSFAMALNRYLDEDIDRANPRCASRPSVDGRIGRGNLLLFIIANAVVFIAVSALINPLALKLSVPILAALGGYSYFKRFSETAHLMLGFCLGLAPIAGAIAVSGGIPLWSVLLCFGVVFWVGGFDVLYSLQDMEFDRTAGLYSIPALYGKEASMFISKIFHAVAVLFWLLFCAAANLGFFAYLGVAACAAILYFEHKIVQKDFGKIDRAFFTLNGYLGIAFFAFIFVNLF is encoded by the coding sequence ATGGCTAAATTTAAAGAAATTTTATCCGATATCAACGAATTAATAGTTTTTAAACACTCGGTTTTCGCGTTGCCGTTTATCTTTACGGCGATGATTACCGCGAGCAAGCTGCAAAGCGGCTCAGTATGGTTCGGCTGGAAATTGCTTTTTTTGGGGATTTTATGCGCGGTGAGCGCTAGAAGCTTCGCAATGGCTCTAAATCGCTACTTGGACGAAGATATCGACCGCGCCAATCCGCGTTGCGCTTCGCGCCCCAGCGTGGACGGACGGATCGGACGCGGGAATTTGCTGCTTTTCATCATCGCAAACGCGGTGGTTTTCATAGCGGTTTCGGCGCTTATAAATCCTTTGGCGCTTAAGCTTTCGGTGCCGATTTTAGCGGCGTTAGGCGGGTATTCATATTTTAAGCGCTTTAGCGAGACTGCGCATTTGATGCTCGGCTTTTGCCTGGGGCTTGCGCCGATTGCGGGGGCGATCGCCGTTAGTGGCGGAATTCCGCTCTGGTCGGTGCTGCTATGCTTTGGAGTAGTATTTTGGGTAGGCGGCTTTGACGTGTTGTATTCGCTTCAAGATATGGAATTTGACCGCACGGCTGGGCTTTACAGCATCCCTGCGCTTTACGGCAAGGAAGCGTCGATGTTTATCTCTAAAATTTTTCACGCCGTGGCGGTGCTTTTTTGGCTGCTGTTTTGCGCAGCGGCAAATTTAGGCTTTTTTGCCTATCTGGGCGTGGCTGCGTGCGCGGCGATCCTGTACTTCGAGCATAAGATCGTGCAGAAAGATTTTGGCAAGATCGATCGTGCGTTTTTCACGCTCAACGGCTACTTGGGCATTGCGTTTTTCGCTTTTATTTTTGTAAATTTATTTTAA
- the miaA gene encoding tRNA (adenosine(37)-N6)-dimethylallyltransferase MiaA — MSQNQNSHASPQIAIIGTTASGKSDLALSIARKTGAVILSLDSLCIYRQIDIASAKPGEEELREIKHFGVNLIYPNEYFSVGEFIKEYTAVRAFAGRSGVPLIITGGSGFYLKAMLSGLAPKVPDFKSEISNDEIYALAQQIDPEFAAKLSAADSFRLKKWLSIYKFCGGAPSKFLRENTAAPVISDIKIFEIDAPKQWLAQRIEARTKAMFERGLLEEAELLFARYGTECRALGCIGLKECGQLLRGQISRAQCEQLVSLHTTQLAKRQRTFNRSQFADKISAPPQELEREILKFLRRKI, encoded by the coding sequence TTGAGCCAAAATCAAAACTCGCACGCAAGCCCACAGATCGCGATCATCGGCACTACCGCAAGCGGCAAAAGCGATCTTGCGCTAAGCATCGCGCGAAAAACCGGCGCTGTGATTTTGAGCCTTGACTCACTCTGCATTTATCGGCAGATCGACATCGCAAGCGCTAAGCCAGGCGAGGAGGAGCTGCGCGAGATCAAGCACTTCGGCGTAAATTTAATCTACCCAAACGAGTACTTCAGCGTCGGCGAGTTTATCAAAGAATACACAGCCGTGCGGGCTTTTGCAGGGCGTAGCGGCGTGCCTTTGATAATAACGGGCGGCAGCGGGTTTTATCTCAAAGCGATGCTAAGCGGGCTGGCGCCGAAGGTTCCCGATTTTAAAAGCGAAATTTCAAACGATGAAATTTACGCTCTAGCGCAGCAGATCGATCCGGAATTTGCCGCAAAGCTTAGCGCGGCAGACAGCTTTCGTTTAAAAAAATGGCTAAGCATCTATAAATTTTGCGGCGGGGCGCCGAGTAAATTTCTGCGCGAAAACACCGCCGCGCCCGTCATTTCGGATATTAAAATTTTTGAGATCGACGCGCCCAAGCAATGGCTTGCGCAGCGTATCGAAGCACGCACGAAGGCGATGTTTGAGCGAGGGCTTTTGGAGGAGGCGGAGCTTTTATTTGCTCGCTACGGTACGGAATGCAGGGCGCTAGGCTGCATCGGGCTAAAGGAGTGCGGGCAGCTTTTGCGCGGGCAGATCTCACGGGCGCAGTGCGAGCAGCTCGTGAGCCTGCACACGACACAGCTTGCAAAGCGCCAACGCACCTTCAACCGCTCGCAGTTCGCGGATAAAATTTCAGCACCGCCGCAAGAGCTGGAGCGTGAAATTTTAAAATTTCTTCGCCGCAAGATTTAA
- a CDS encoding pentapeptide repeat-containing protein, which produces MKNSKERLDDLKSRGFIGKDVELANIAEHIDEENGKYIIKNFYGPRAIDRVLNLTKIICELEVEFQNCDFYSLNITGVIGEKISFIGCKFKEVISFENSKFKKYVSFEKSEFNKIANFSNCIFEKAVSFDKFGKKEYSKPINFSNVIFQDNAYFNNIVFDNCVDFHGSIFKKLASFYGTRFKNFINFSATIFEGDLNLINSKLDFEYKDLKRTITKAARNSSVKEAANDFRDSFRVLKNTATKTGNHLDAIRYCVSELYCKEIELEDDLKNKESKDPARKNIKNFIDLMLLKLYRVTSDHHSNLVKIINFAVTIVMVYGVLNLLFPCLYVCLEVCLEKEELNLLFPLFAFIFIAVMFTIRIRETDTQMWKDLIIIPIFPIFLIDMFQLISSSFLHYSFLSELNDIINTTGTFIFIFLFLICGYTYISEKMGYKISYVFHIFIYVCFIMFLLVKPELFNPFSGIFQSTKIEPDKFRNYVLENNESAPKEILNLIKINSGKSVDYDIKLIANHRLAILKQIDSENNQSKPEERLNVFSYFCPSAYLEESTNDKKYVQIYNILLDDEISEISKKISKAGYLVYAFIMLLIIYSLTKTARRNSIVPS; this is translated from the coding sequence ATGAAAAATTCCAAAGAGCGGCTAGATGATTTAAAATCAAGAGGGTTTATAGGTAAAGATGTAGAGCTTGCCAATATCGCGGAACATATTGATGAGGAAAATGGAAAATATATTATTAAAAATTTCTATGGCCCTCGCGCAATAGATCGCGTATTGAATTTGACTAAAATTATTTGCGAGCTTGAGGTAGAATTCCAAAATTGTGATTTTTATAGTCTAAATATAACGGGAGTTATAGGAGAAAAAATAAGTTTTATTGGTTGTAAATTTAAAGAAGTAATCTCATTTGAAAATTCTAAATTTAAAAAATATGTTTCGTTTGAGAAATCGGAATTTAATAAGATTGCCAATTTTTCAAATTGCATATTTGAAAAGGCGGTAAGTTTTGATAAGTTCGGTAAAAAGGAATATTCAAAGCCTATAAATTTTTCTAACGTTATATTTCAGGATAATGCTTATTTCAATAATATCGTATTTGATAATTGCGTAGATTTCCATGGGAGCATATTTAAAAAATTAGCGTCTTTTTACGGCACTCGTTTTAAAAACTTCATAAATTTTTCCGCTACCATATTTGAAGGGGATTTAAATTTAATAAATTCCAAGCTAGACTTTGAGTATAAGGACTTGAAGCGGACTATAACTAAAGCTGCGAGAAATAGTTCGGTTAAAGAAGCGGCGAATGACTTCCGCGATAGTTTTAGAGTTTTAAAAAATACAGCGACTAAAACGGGGAATCATCTTGATGCTATAAGATACTGCGTTTCCGAATTATATTGTAAAGAGATAGAGCTAGAGGACGACCTTAAAAATAAAGAATCCAAAGATCCGGCAAGAAAGAATATTAAAAATTTTATAGATTTAATGCTATTAAAACTTTATCGTGTTACGAGCGACCATCATTCAAATCTCGTAAAGATCATTAATTTTGCCGTCACTATTGTAATGGTTTATGGAGTCTTAAATTTGCTTTTTCCTTGTTTGTATGTATGTTTAGAAGTCTGCTTGGAAAAAGAGGAGCTTAATCTGTTATTTCCTTTATTTGCTTTTATCTTTATAGCAGTTATGTTCACAATTCGGATTAGAGAGACAGACACTCAAATGTGGAAAGATCTCATAATTATCCCAATATTTCCAATCTTTCTTATCGATATGTTCCAACTTATTTCCAGTTCTTTTTTACATTATTCATTTTTATCGGAATTAAATGATATCATCAATACTACAGGCACATTTATTTTTATATTTTTGTTCCTTATTTGTGGATATACCTATATCTCTGAGAAGATGGGATACAAAATCTCTTACGTTTTTCATATTTTTATTTATGTTTGCTTTATAATGTTTTTATTGGTTAAACCAGAACTTTTTAATCCATTTAGCGGGATATTTCAAAGCACAAAAATAGAGCCCGATAAATTTAGAAATTATGTATTAGAAAACAATGAAAGTGCGCCAAAGGAAATTTTGAATTTAATAAAGATTAATAGCGGCAAAAGTGTGGATTATGATATTAAACTAATTGCGAATCATCGCCTTGCAATTCTAAAGCAAATAGACAGCGAAAATAACCAATCAAAACCCGAAGAAAGATTAAATGTATTCAGTTATTTTTGTCCTTCCGCATATTTAGAAGAATCTACGAATGATAAAAAATATGTGCAAATTTATAACATTCTTTTGGATGATGAAATTTCGGAAATATCTAAAAAAATATCAAAAGCTGGCTATTTGGTTTATGCTTTTATCATGCTTTTGATTATTTACTCTCTTACAAAAACGGCGCGTCGTAACTCCATCGTACCTAGTTAA